The proteins below come from a single Chrysoperla carnea chromosome 1, inChrCarn1.1, whole genome shotgun sequence genomic window:
- the LOC123295141 gene encoding oocyte zinc finger protein XlCOF6-like has translation MNSSNWKNCIVPQCKSTTLKTPNKLFIYVPQNEQIRKKWLKLAKGVDFNSLSTVSRMYFCEDHFDLPNDMENYIEYIAMGKVSKVCLKPGCAPSKFECQEDGRKRPCSSTEQSDTLKEKRMMVMAEGLIKPEGNGTPSSSLKDTSDKSSNGANVPEIFCEVKSRDETLSPLKPSLISVATSPSNAENILKSSPTVSDLRKINGNILIEEKHSEIIIKNEKFDESNSIEHITIKEENNIMEDHEPIKKEIQEENVTTKHERIDLNEEFSMDKYKTVKVENQLNAEVIIKKETFDETVFDHQSIQSEDENTSCNVCDKKFTDQSTLIVHKRIHSEEKSFSCTICDKTFTVKHDLIRHEQIHTGEKRFSCSICDKAFNFKHNLVIHERTHSGEKPFSCEFCDKSFSQKLNLDNHKWTHSEEKPFSCKICNKTFTTKNNLIVHKRIHSGEKPFSCEFCDKSYSQRSSFDYHKRTHTGEKLFSCEVCDKSFTQKLSLDNHKWTHIEGKPFSCEICDKAFTSKNNLIVHERIHSGEKPFSCEFCDKSFTQKISLDYHKRTHTGEKPYSCDICGKSYTQQNSLVVHKWTHTGEKPFSCNICDKSFTQKTILDSHTRTHTGEKHFVCEICNKVFTYKPNLLRHERIHSGRKPFSCDVCDKTFTIRDNLITHKRMHTGEKPFSCDICDKSFTTRSSVITHKRIHSGRKPYSCEVCDKSFTQKSNLDNHKRTHTGEKPYSCEVCDKSFTQKISLDNHKRTHTQEKPFSLTDSY, from the exons atgaattcttCGAATTGGAAGAACTGTATAGTGCCACAGTGTAAAAGTACAACTCTAAAAACgccaaacaaattatttatttatgttcctCAGAATGAACAAATACGAAAAAAGTGGCTAAAACTTGCAAAGGGGGttgattttaatagtttatCAACAGTTTCAAGAATGTATTTTTGTGAAGATCATTTCGAT ttgCCAAATGATATGGAAAATTATATCGAGTACATTGCTATGGGAAAAGTATCAAAAGTGTGTTTGAAACCAGGTTGTGCTCCAAGTAAATTTGAATGCCAAGAAGATGGACGAAAACGACCATGCAGCAGTACAGAACAGTCGGatacattaaaagaaaaaagaatgaTGGTGATGGCAGAGGGTCTGATTAAACCAGAAGGAAATGGTACACCAAGTTCATCTCTCAAAGATACTTCTGATAAAAGTTCGA ATGGAGCAAATGTgccagaaattttttgtgaagtgAAATCAAGAGACGAGACATTATCACCTTTGAAACCGTCACTAATATCTGTTGCCACATCCCCATCAAatgctgaaaatattttaaaatcaagtcCTACTGTGTCCGACCtaagaaaaattaatggaaatatatTGATTGAAGAAAAGCActctgaaattattattaaaaatgaaaaatttgatgaaagtaATTCAATCGAACATATaacaattaaagaagaaaataatataatggagGATCATGAACCAATTAAAAAGGAAATACAAGAAGAAAATGTTACAACAAAACACGAAAGGATTGATTTGAATGAAGAGTTTTCCATGGATAAATATAAAACAGTTAAAgttgaaaatcaattaaatgcAGAAGTTATAATAAAGAAGGAAACATTTGATGAAACTGTTTTTGATCATCAATCAATTCAAAGTGAAGACGAGAATACTTCATGTAacgtttgtgataaaaaatttactgatcAAAGCACTTTAATtgtacataaacgaattcatagcgaagaaaaatctttttcatgTACAATTTGTGATAAAACCTTTACTGTAAAACATGATTTAATTCGACATGAACAAAtccatactggagaaaaacgtttttcatgtTCAATTTGTGATAAAgcatttaatttcaaacacaaTTTAGTTATACATGAACGAACTCATAGTGGCGAAAAACCTTTTTCCtgtgaattttgtgataaatcatttagtcAGAAACTCAATTTGGATAATCACAAATGGACTCATTCtgaagaaaaacctttttcctgtaaaatttgtaataaaacatttacaacgaaaaataatttaattgtgcataaacgaattcatagtggtgaaaaacctttttcctgtgaattttgtgataaatcataTTCTCAGAGAAGCAGTTTTGATTATcataaacggactcatactggagaaaaacttttttcctgtgaagtttgtgataaatcatttactcagAAACTCAGTTTGGATAATCATAAATGGACTCATATTGAAGGAAAACCTTTttcctgtgaaatttgtgataaagcATTTACttccaaaaacaatttaattgtgcatgaacgaattcatagtggtgaaaaacctttttcttgtgagttttgtgataaatcatttactcagaaaatcagtttggattatcataaacggactcatactggagaaaaaccttacTCTTGTGACATTTGTGGTAAATCATATACACAGCAAAACAGTTTAGTTGTACATAAATGGACACACACtggggaaaaaccattttcctgtAACATTTgcgataaatcatttactcagAAAACCATTTTAGATAGTCATACACGGACTCATACTGGCGAAAAACATTTTGtctgtgaaatttgtaataaagtaTTTACTTACAAACCCAATTTACTTAGACATGAACGAATTCATAGTGGAAGAAAACCTTTttcctgtgacgtttgtgataaaacatttactattCGAGACAATTTAATTACACACAAACGAAtgcatactggagaaaaaccattttcctgtgacatttgtgataaatcatttactacGCGAAGCAGTGTAATTACACACAAACGAATTCATAGTGGAAGAAAACCATATTCCTGTGAGGTTTGTGATAAATCGTTTACTCAGAAAAGCAATTTAGATAATCATAAACGGAcgcatactggagaaaaaccttattcCTGTGAGGTTTGTGATAAATCGTTTACTCAGAAAATCAGTTTAGATAATcataaacggactcatactcaagaaaaaccattttctttaaCAGACTCTTATTGA
- the LOC123295150 gene encoding proline-rich extensin-like protein EPR1, whose amino-acid sequence MDTARIIVLNYVSVKTVCHPIQSQIYKNGKIHRGYLPLKCWLDLFGILGLCKRPEIKISQNIDVLIDNKQYRQQEQPLSFLSNDPCHTYGAPPVLNPNRITLGKNKEIDRRLALNCWLDPFGKWGLCKQPEINVNKDIGALIDPEVLVEKKSYQQRDYNPCSSYNINLKSNFNQSQSFNINESQFDSVESSRFSSNELQNVKSDGISHLNRNESSSINSNELISISTKESPQHIESGIHDGTSQFNSSESLPLNPNELSPSKLTESTKLNAKAATQISSNGSSQLNLNEPSSIDRIESLPANTNESLQIDHSESSQFSPNELLKWNTKELSPIPNESLKFNINDSAQLNSYDSKAFKFNESLQFKSNESLQDIRDDTSQFNTSELLLLNPNELSSINSYQSQSPLLNINQSPSFNPIFNSNKPPLLNPYQTQSFNPIQSPSLNPHQSQSPLLNSNQSSSFNPTFNSNKPTLLNQYHTQFSNPIQSPQFNSFKLPPYNSNQLPPLNPHQFQSPLLKSNQRPSFNPNQSPQFNSLKLPPYNSNQLPPLNPHQFQSPLLKSNQRPSFNPNQSPQFNSLKLPQYNSNQLPSLNHHQSQPMLLNHNQAPFFNPNQSPTLNPYQTQSFNPIQSPQFNSLKLTPNNSNQLPSLNIHQSQPPLLNHNQAPPFNPNQSPTLNTYQTQSFNIIQSPQFNSLKLPPNNSNQLPSLNHHQSQPMLLNRNQAPSFNPNQSPTLNPYQTQSFNPIQSPQFNSLKLTPNNSNQLPSLNIHQSQPPLLNHNQAPPFNPNQSPTLNTYQTQSFNIIQSPQFNSLKLPPNNSNQLPSLNHHQSQPMLLNRNQAPSFNPNQSPTLNPYQTQSFNPIQSPQFNSLKLTPNNSNQLPSLNIHQSQPPLLNHNQAPPFNPNQSPTLNTYQTQSFNIIQSPQFNSLKLPPNNSNQLPSLNHHQSQPMLLNRNQAPSFNPNQSPTLNPYQTQSFNPIQSPQFNSLKLTPNNSNQLPSLNIHQSQPPLLNHNQAPPFNPNQSPTLNTYQTQSFNIIQSPQFNSLKLPPNNSNQLPSLNHHQSQPMLLNRNQAPSFNPNQSPTLNPYQTQSFNPIQSPQFNSLKLPPYNSNQSPSLNPHQFQSPSVNSNQSPSFNPNQSPTFNSNISPSSNLFRTPSFNPIQSPQFISLKLPTYTSNQSSSLNSHQSQPPLLNRYQPPSFNPNQSPTLNPNQTPSFNPIQSPQFISLKLPQYISNQSPSLNPHQSQPPLLNRYQPSSFNPNQSATLNPNQTPSFNPNQSPQFNF is encoded by the exons ATGGATACAGCGAGG ATCATAGTGCTTAATTATGTATCAGTCAAGACTGTATGTCATCCAATTCAAAGTCAAAtctataaaaatggaaaaattcatcGAGGTTATTTACCACTTAAATGTTGGTTAGACTTATTTGGAATTTTGGGTTTATGTAAGCGACCAGAAATTAAAATTAGCCAAAACATTGATGTACTCATCGACAACAAACAATATCGACAGCAAGAACAACCTCTATCATTCCTATCAAACGACCCCTGTCATACCTATGGAGCACCACCAGTACTTAACCCCAATCGAATAACTTTAGGGAAAAATAAGGAAATTGATCGGCGTTTAGCCCTTAACTGTTGGTTAGACCCATTTGGTAAATGGGGTTTATGTAAACAACCAGAAATTAATGTTAACAAAGATATAGGTGCGCTTATCGACCCAGAAGTTTTAGTAGAAAAGAAATCCTATCAACAACGAGACTATAATCCTTGCTCATCGTATAACATCAATTTAAAGTCAAATTTCAATCAATCACaatcatttaatattaacgAATCTCAATTCGATTCTGTTGAATCATCACGATTTAGCTCCAATGAATTACAAAACGTGAAGTCTGATGGAATTTCACACTTAAATCGCAATGAATCATCATCAATAAATTCCAATGAGTTAATCTCAATCAGTACCAAAGAGTCGCCACAACACATTGAATCAGGCATTCATGATGGCACCTCACAATTCAACTCTAGTGAATCGCTACCATTAAATCCCAATGAACTATCACCAAGTAAACTCACTGAATCTACAAAATTAAACGCCAAAGCAGCAACACAAATCAGTTCCAATGGATCATCACAATTAAACCTCAATGAACCATCTTCAATCGATCGCATTGAATCGTTACCAGCGAACACAAATGAATCGCTACAAATAGATCACAGTGAATCATCACAATTCAGTCCCAATGAATTGCTGAAATGGAATACCAAGGAATTATCTCCAATACCTAACGAAtcactaaaatttaatattaatgattcaGCTCAATTAAATTCCTATGACTCAAAAGCATTCAAATTTAATGAATCACTACAATTCAAATCCAATGAATCACTACAAGATATTCGAGATGATACCTCACAATTCAACACTAGTGAATTACTACTATTGAATCCCAATGAATTATCCTCAATTAACTCTTATCAATCCCAATCACCGTTATTAAATATCAATCAATCTCCGTCTTTTAATCCAATATTCAATTCTAATAAACCACCATTATTAAATCCATATCAAACACAATCTTTCAATCCCATTCAATCACCATCGTTAAATCCCCATCAATCGCAATCACCGTTATTAAATAGCAATCAATCTTCGTCTTTTAATCCAACATTCAACTCCAATAAACCAacattattaaatcaatatcacACACAATTTTCCAATCCCATTCAATCACCACAATTTAACTCTTTTAAATTACCACCATATAATTCTAATCAATTACCACCGTTAAATCCCCATCAATTCCAATCACCGTTATTAAAAAGCAATCAACGTCCATCTTTTAATCCTAATCAATCACCACAATTTAACTCTTTGAAATTACCACCATACAATTCTAATCAATTACCACCGTTAAATCCCCATCAATTCCAATCACCGTTATTAAAAAGCAATCAACGTCCATCTTTTAATCCTAATCAATCACCACAATTTAACTCTTTGAAATTACCACAATATAATTCTAATCAATTACCATCGTTAAATCACCATCAATCTCAACCAATGTTATTAAATCACAATCAAGCTCCATTCTTTAATCCTAATCAATCACCAACATTAAATCCTTATCAAACACAATCTTTCAATCCTATTCAATCACCACAATTTAATTCTTTGAAATTAACACCAAATAATTCTAACCAATTACCATCGTTAAATATCCATCAATCTCAGCCACCGTTATTAAATCACAATCAAGCTCCACCTTTTAATCCTAATCAATCACCAACGTTAAATACTTATCAAACACAATCTTTCAATATTATTCAATCACCACAATTTAACTCTTTGAAATTACCACCGAATAATTCTAACCAATTACCGTCGTTAAATCACCATCAATCTCAACCAATGTTATTAAATCGCAATCAAGCTCCATCCTTTAATCCTAATCAATCACCAACATTAAATCCTTATCAAACACAATCTTTTAATCCTATTCAATCACCACAATTTAATTCTTTGAAATTAACACCAAATAATTCTAACCAATTACCATCGTTAAATATCCATCAATCTCAGCCACCGTTATTAAATCACAATCAAGCTCCACCTTTTAATCCTAATCAATCACCAACGTTAAATACTTATCAAACACAATCTTTCAATATTATTCAATCACCACAATTTAACTCTTTGAAATTACCACCAAATAATTCTAACCAATTACCGTCGTTAAATCACCATCAATCTCAACCAATGTTATTAAATCGCAATCAAGCTCCATCCTTTAATCCTAATCAATCACCAACATTAAATCCTTATCAAACACAATCTTTCAATCCTATTCAATCACCACAATTTAATTCTTTGAAATTAACACCAAATAATTCTAACCAATTACCATCGTTAAATATCCATCAATCTCAGCCACCGTTATTAAATCACAATCAAGCTCCACCTTTTAATCCTAATCAATCACCAACGTTAAATACTTATCAAACACAATCTTTCAATATTATTCAATCACCACAATTTAACTCTTTGAAATTACCACCGAATAATTCTAACCAATTACCGTCGTTAAATCACCATCAATCTCAACCAATGTTATTAAATCGCAATCAAGCTCCATCCTTTAATCCTAATCAATCACCAACATTAAATCCTTATCAAACACAATCTTTTAATCCTATTCAATCACCACAATTTAATTCTTTGAAATTAACACCAAATAATTCTAACCAATTACCATCGTTAAATATCCATCAATCTCAGCCACCGTTATTAAATCACAATCAAGCTCCACCTTTTAATCCTAATCAATCACCAACGTTAAATACTTATCAAACACAATCTTTCAATATTATTCAATCACCACAATTTAACTCTTTGAAATTACCACCAAATAATTCTAACCAATTACCGTCGTTAAATCACCATCAATCTCAACCAATGTTATTAAATCGCAATCAAGCTCCATCCTTTAATCCTAATCAATCACCAACATTAAATCCTTATCAAACACAATCTTTTAATCCTATTCAATCACCACAATTTAATTCTTTGAAATTACCACCATATAATTCTAATCAATCACCATCTTTAAATCCCCACCAATTCCAATCACCATCAGTAAATAGCAACCAATCTCCATCTTTTAATCCTAATCAATCACCAACATTTAACTCCAATATATCACCATCATCAAATCTTTTTCGAACACCATCTTTTAATCCTATTCAATCACCACAATTTATCTCTTTGAAATTACCAACATATACTTCTAATCAATCATCATCGTTAAATTCCCACCAATCCCAACCACCGTTATTAAATCGCTATCAACCTCCATCTTTTAATCCTAATCAATCACCAACATTAAACCCTAATCAAACACCATCTTTCAATCCTATTCAATCACCACAATTTATCTCTTTGAAATTACCACAATATATTTCTAATCAATCACCTTCGTTAAATCCCCACCAATCCCAACCACCGTTATTAAATCGCTATCAACCTTCATCTTTTAATCCTAATCAATCAGCAACATTAAACCCTAATCAAACACCATCTTTCAATCCTAATCAATCACCACAATTTAACTTTTAG